The Coffea arabica cultivar ET-39 chromosome 1e, Coffea Arabica ET-39 HiFi, whole genome shotgun sequence genome has a window encoding:
- the LOC113737243 gene encoding benzyl alcohol O-benzoyltransferase-like gives MAMQFLVRHKEAELIVPAKTTPQEIRPLSDIDDQKGHRFHLPMIMFYSYNQCMDEKNPVGVIRDAVAKALFYYYPYAGRLIEGPSDKILVNCTAEGVVFREAIAEVRLDQLRDFMQPPFPYSKEFLIDASGSTEISDSPLMLIQVTRLSCGGLVLAIRINHTVSDAIGLVQFLNAVSQISKDPSSAPSPLPVWQRWLLSARNPPYVTCVHNEFEVEKNSNSCTEPTTLDSPLNLVRKGFFFGAQEIKAIKKYLPPNIPYASKFDLVTAFVWRSRTIALQLDPEEIVTLTYAVNVRGKNKPKLPSGYYGNGFVSPAAVSKVNQLCNNSFVYALELVKKAKHQVTEGFIKSAIDYSVLHGKPGYSTLLKDWIVSDASRAGIDDVDFGWGKPIYGGTMDGGPTFNMTVYSQFRNNQGDDGLVVPVCLPVAAMENFQKEMEKMIKGPMDECNKFWHPRILSML, from the exons atggcAATGCAATTTCTAGTGAGACACAAGGAAGCAGAGTTGATTGTTCCTGCAAAAACTACCCCCCAAGAAATAAGACCACTTTCTGATATAGACGATCAAAAGGGCCACAGATTTCATTTACCCATGATTATGTTTTATAGTTATAATCAGTGCATGGACGAAAAGAACCCTGTTGGGGTGATTAGGGATGCAGTAGCTAAAGCACTTTTTTATTACTATCCCTATGCCGGCAGGCTCATTGAAGGGCCTTCAGATAAGATTCTTGTCAACTGTACAGCTGAAGGAGTGGTGTTTAGGGAAGCCATTGCAGAGGTTAGGCTCGATCAACTTCGTGACTTCATGCAGCCACCATTTCCTTACTCAAAGGAGTTCTTAATAGATGCTTCTGGCTCTACGGAGATCTCGGACAGTCCGTTGATGTTGATTCAG GTGACCCGCTTGAGCTGTGGTGGACTTGTCCTCGCTATTCGCATAAACCATACAGTTAGTGATGCAATTGGCTTGGTCCAGTTTCTGAATGCAGTAAGCCAAATATCCAAAGATCCATCGTCAGCACCTTCTCCATTACCTGTGTGGCAAAGATGGCTCTTAAGTGCCAGAAATCCACCATACGTCACATGTGTGCATAATGAGTTCGAGGTGGAGAAAAACAGTAATAGCTGCACTGAGCCTACAACATTGGACTCCCCTCTCAACCTTGTACGCAAAGGCTTCTTTTTCGGAGCACAAGAGATAAAAGCCATCAAGAAATATCTTCCACCAAACATTCCTTATGCGTCAAAATTTGATTTGGTAACTGCATTTGTATGGAGATCAAGAACAATAGCCTTACAATTGGATCCTGAAGAAATCGTTACTCTTACCTATGCAGTCAATGTTCGTGGTAAAAATAAACCAAAGTTGCCTAGTGGTTATTATGGCAATGGATTCGTCTCTCCTGCTGCAGTCTCAAAGGTCAACCAATTGTGCAACAATTCATTTGTCTATGCATTAGAGCTAGTGAAGAAAGCAAAACATCAAGTTACTGAGGGCTTCATCAAATCGGCCATTGACTATAGTGTTTTGCATGGAAAACCAGGGTATTCTACGTTGTTGAAGGATTGGATTGTTTCGGATGCATCAAGAGCTGGAATTGACGACGTAGATTTTGGCTGGGGAAAGCCAATTTATGGTGGAACCATGGATGGAGGGCCAACTTTTAATATGACAGTTTATTCGCAATTTCGAAATAACCAAGGGGATGATGGTTTGGTGGTGCCAGTGTGCTTGCCTGTTGCAGCCATGGAGAATTTTCAGAAGGAGATGGAGAAAATGATCAAGGGGCCAATGGACGAGTGCAACAAATTTTGGCATCCTAGGATTTTATCTATGCTTtaa